A single region of the Vicia villosa cultivar HV-30 ecotype Madison, WI linkage group LG4, Vvil1.0, whole genome shotgun sequence genome encodes:
- the LOC131596735 gene encoding uncharacterized protein At4g26485-like encodes MNYTCAKRNLKELDSLGCTILHEVDVHNINQHQYFKEHIFFDRIIFNFPHSGNFQYEHNAWVIREHQKLVSGFLGNAKYLLNVGGEIHITHKTAYPFNNWNIKNLAEKENLSFVEEVFFNQYHYPGYENKKGSGLKCDQSFPIGTCSTFKFSCLYYNFVL; translated from the exons ATGAATTACACATGTGCAAAAAGAAACTTGAAAGAACTTGACAGTCTTGGTTGCACCATCTTGCATGAAGTGGATGTTCACAACATAAATCAACATCAATACTTCAAGGAGCACATATTTTTTGATAGAATAATCTTTAATTTTCCTCATTCGGGTAACTTTCAATATGAACATAATGCTTGGGTTATTCG GGAACACCAGAAATTAGTGAGTGGATTTCTAGGAAATGCAAAGTACCTTCTTAATGTTGGTGGAGAAATTCATATTACACATAAAACAGCTTATCCTTTCAATAATTGGAATATCAAGAATTTGGCGGAAAAGGAAAATTTATCATTTGTTGAAGAGGTTTTCTTTAATCAATATCATTATCCTGGTTATGAAAATAAGAAAGGTTCTGGCTTGAAGTGTGATCAGAGCTTCCCTATTGGAACATGTAGTACTTTTAAATTTTCTTGTTTATACTACAATTTTGTATTATGA
- the LOC131596737 gene encoding uncharacterized protein LOC131596737, which produces MYVWKSDALGNIQVFAWRLLHSRLQTRDELFKRHVISGQHNLGFPLCSHQNESQFHLFLSCRVAKEVWLSIFDWVQVAGNFSSISVSDHLIWFVSVMSGGTRKNCKILIWLSVVRAIWLIRNDILFNGGLQGSREIVVVAKSLAWEWFCAVKHGQCSLTHDEWNSCPLLAFS; this is translated from the coding sequence ATGTATGTGTGGAAATCGGATGCTCTGGGAAACATCCAAGTCTTTGCGTGGAGATTGCTTCATTCAAGACTGCAAACTCGAGATGAGCTTTTTAAAAGACACGTTATTTCTGGCCAGCATAACCTTGGATTCCCCTTATGCTCACATCAAAATGAATCTCAATTCCATTTGTTTCTCTCTTGTCGAGTAGCGAAGGAGGTATGGCTTTCCATCTTCGATTGGGTTCAGGTGGCGGGAAATTTCTCTTCTATTTCGGTTTCTGATCACCTGATATGGTTTGTTTCTGTCATGTCGGGTGGTACTAGGAAAAACTGTAAGATTCTCATTTGGTTATCGGTAGTAAGGGCTATATGGTTAATTAGGAATGATATCCTATTTAATGGAGGGTTGCAAGGGAGTAGGGAGATTGTCGTTGTTGCTAAATCGTTAGCTTGGGAGTGGTTTTGTGCGGTTAAGCACGGACAATGTTCGTTAACTCATGATGAGTGGAATTCTTGTCCATTATTAGCTTTCTCTTAG
- the LOC131596736 gene encoding uncharacterized protein At4g26485-like produces the protein MEEKSIMHYNSSHKILLVGEGDFSFSLCLARAFGSAVNMVATSLNDKDFLARKYRTALTNLRELKRLGCTVLHEVDVLNMNQHPYLKLHKNFDRIIFNFPHCGIFRRETELSVIRQHQQLVRGFLRNAKNMLNLYGEIHITHKTTYPYSCWNFNNLAEKCGLSLIEEVEFYQYCYPGYENKRGAGSKCYQSFPIGECSTFKFKFEIEYEFQRTLTFR, from the exons ATGGAAGAGAAAAGTATAATGCATTATAATAGCTCTCATAAAATTTTACTAGTAGGAGAGGGAGATTTCTCCTTCTCACTTTGCTTGGCTAGGGCATTTGGTTCAGCTGTTAACATGGTTGCTACATCTTTGAATGATAAag ATTTTCTAGCAAGAAAATACAGAACTGCATTAACAAACTTGAGAGAACTTAAGAGACTTGGTTGCACCGTCTTGCATGAAGTGGATGTTCTAAACATGAATCAACATCCTTATCTAAAGCTTCACAAAAATTTTGATCGGATAATCTTTAATTTTCCTCATTGTGGTATTTTTCGACGTGAAACCGAATTATCGGTGATTAG GCAACACCAACAATTGGTGAGGGGGTTTTTAAGAAATGCTAAGAACATGCTTAATCTTTATGGTGaaattcatattactcacaaaACAACGTACCCTTATAGTTGTTGGAATTTCAATAATCTGGCAGAGAAATGTGGATTATCATTAATTGAAGAGGTGGAGTTTTATCAATATTGTTATCCAGGTTATGAAAACAAGAGGGGTGCTGGCTCCAAATGCTACCAGAGTTTCCCTATTGGAGAGTGCAGCACTTTCAAATTTAAGTTTGAGATTGAGTATGAGTTTCAACGTACTTTAACGTTTAGATAG